A portion of the Bacteroides faecium genome contains these proteins:
- a CDS encoding YjbH domain-containing protein, whose product MKRIVGIICIFLCGGISLHAQSVRVTGALKELEMENISVVEKSDTITAAFETSVYRGAYNGIGIAIRHLIVMPEVQTLQLVILDNAIPQLCITLPAELIEKYQSGECTLDEVYRDMGMTTSTGTAMHHLKGAKREDSTFGKVDLVLYPGVMLVNNVTYKLYKAALDLQPALEMQLWKGASLRMQVCLPIVNNEDGKWDCVRLGFMTLRQDFRLADHWKGHLTGGNFSDDRMGLAAGVGYFSSNGRWTVEGEGGITGSSHFYGSDWKMSKWKRVNGRLSVGYYVPEVNTQLRVEGARFIYGDYGICGTLSRYFGEYIVGIYGMYTDGAKNAGFNFSIPLPGKKRKRHALRVMLPEYFAFQYDMRSGNEYAHRSLGESYNTEPKSAGNSRFWQPDYIRYYLIRTSEK is encoded by the coding sequence ATGAAAAGAATAGTTGGCATAATATGTATTTTTCTCTGTGGAGGGATTTCATTACATGCGCAGTCCGTCCGTGTGACCGGAGCTTTGAAGGAACTGGAGATGGAGAATATCTCTGTTGTAGAGAAAAGTGACACGATAACTGCGGCTTTTGAGACTTCTGTATATAGAGGAGCTTATAATGGAATCGGTATTGCCATACGTCATTTGATTGTCATGCCGGAAGTACAGACTTTGCAGTTGGTTATATTGGATAATGCAATCCCTCAATTATGCATAACTCTTCCTGCAGAACTGATTGAAAAGTATCAGTCCGGTGAATGTACGTTGGATGAAGTGTATCGTGATATGGGAATGACAACCTCTACCGGAACTGCCATGCATCACTTGAAAGGTGCGAAACGGGAAGACAGTACTTTCGGCAAAGTGGATTTGGTGTTATATCCCGGTGTGATGCTGGTCAATAATGTAACTTATAAATTGTATAAGGCAGCTCTTGACTTACAACCCGCCCTGGAGATGCAATTGTGGAAGGGAGCTTCACTACGGATGCAAGTCTGCCTGCCTATTGTGAATAATGAAGACGGAAAGTGGGATTGTGTTCGTTTGGGATTCATGACTTTACGCCAGGACTTCCGACTGGCTGACCATTGGAAAGGACATCTTACCGGTGGTAATTTTTCGGATGATCGCATGGGACTTGCTGCGGGAGTCGGCTATTTTTCATCGAATGGTCGTTGGACGGTGGAAGGTGAAGGAGGAATTACGGGCTCTTCGCATTTCTATGGTAGCGACTGGAAGATGAGTAAGTGGAAAAGAGTTAACGGACGGCTTAGTGTAGGGTATTATGTGCCGGAAGTGAATACGCAGCTAAGAGTGGAAGGAGCCCGTTTTATTTATGGGGATTATGGAATATGTGGAACGCTTTCACGTTATTTCGGTGAATATATTGTAGGTATATATGGTATGTATACGGATGGAGCAAAGAATGCCGGTTTTAACTTCTCTATTCCATTGCCGGGAAAGAAACGCAAGCGTCATGCGTTGCGGGTGATGCTCCCCGAGTATTTTGCTTTTCAGTACGATATGCGTAGTGGAAATGAATATGCCCACCGTTCGTTGGGTGAAAGCTATAATACCGAACCTAAGTCTGCCGGGAATTCACGTTTTTGGCAGCCGGATTATATCCGTTATTATTTGATTAGAACGAGTGAGAAATGA
- a CDS encoding carboxypeptidase-like regulatory domain-containing protein, whose amino-acid sequence MKSVKWLYVSALAIAFGMLSFGTIACHDDDDDPKPEEGEVIETPKPVVEYYIMGTVTSKGVGKNGVTVKVGDKNCTTDADGKFSVTESNVGTYEVSVAPNGYLSQKTSVTIADNAENRSVLTVAFALTEESQKTEVKLDEMDEPVKIEDSSASNEAIPTKTEDFGKVEPENVVEDIPLAKVEMEIPKGAIKEENQTVSGIVDDGKVEISVTTFVPAPQEVVTEVEPAKEESVDKGIPLAAAQFKPDGLQFEKENPVIISIPNPIPGIAFPDDYMQLTYLNPESGKWEVERQEDNKKVEVSLDDNNNYKAPVTHFSAYAIENIVNSKIEKEVIQKDEALGQASRDNSENAKAVTGIVLKYTEKAGWDYVGDIAQIIKNALGSDAPEATVNAMAAYLKTRMYSLMGSTSGIVTTERTYNTVNVNGYTEMNYTCYAKTRTTTLTTKVIYNGQTKTISISAKRYTGTDQQYKTVTYNPTHSGGKGGSI is encoded by the coding sequence ATGAAAAGTGTAAAATGGTTGTATGTAAGCGCCTTGGCGATAGCCTTTGGCATGTTATCTTTTGGTACGATTGCTTGTCACGACGATGATGACGATCCCAAACCGGAAGAAGGAGAAGTAATTGAAACTCCGAAACCGGTGGTGGAGTATTACATCATGGGTACTGTAACTTCAAAAGGGGTAGGAAAGAATGGGGTGACAGTCAAAGTCGGTGATAAGAATTGCACGACGGATGCGGATGGTAAGTTCTCTGTAACGGAAAGTAACGTGGGAACTTATGAAGTGTCTGTTGCTCCTAACGGTTATCTCTCTCAGAAAACTTCTGTGACAATAGCTGATAATGCGGAAAATCGTAGTGTGCTGACAGTGGCTTTCGCTTTGACAGAAGAGAGCCAGAAAACAGAAGTGAAATTGGACGAAATGGACGAACCAGTTAAGATAGAAGATTCTAGTGCGTCGAATGAGGCTATTCCTACAAAAACAGAAGATTTTGGAAAGGTTGAACCGGAGAACGTTGTTGAGGATATACCTCTTGCAAAAGTGGAAATGGAGATCCCCAAAGGTGCCATTAAAGAAGAAAACCAGACTGTAAGTGGAATTGTGGATGATGGCAAAGTAGAAATTAGTGTAACTACATTTGTTCCTGCTCCCCAAGAAGTTGTTACCGAAGTTGAACCAGCTAAAGAAGAGAGTGTAGATAAGGGGATTCCTTTGGCTGCTGCGCAATTTAAACCTGATGGCTTGCAGTTTGAAAAAGAAAATCCTGTTATTATTTCTATTCCTAATCCTATTCCGGGCATAGCTTTTCCTGACGATTATATGCAACTTACTTATCTGAATCCAGAATCTGGAAAATGGGAAGTAGAAAGACAGGAAGATAATAAAAAAGTAGAGGTTTCTTTGGATGATAATAACAATTATAAGGCTCCTGTTACACACTTCTCTGCCTATGCAATAGAAAATATCGTGAATAGTAAGATTGAAAAAGAAGTAATTCAGAAAGATGAAGCTCTAGGACAGGCAAGCCGTGATAATAGCGAGAATGCAAAAGCCGTGACAGGCATCGTCTTGAAATATACAGAAAAGGCTGGTTGGGACTATGTCGGTGATATTGCCCAGATTATAAAGAACGCATTAGGAAGTGACGCTCCGGAAGCAACTGTTAACGCAATGGCTGCTTACCTAAAAACTCGTATGTACTCATTAATGGGCTCAACATCCGGAATTGTTACAACTGAACGTACATATAATACAGTAAATGTAAATGGTTACACCGAGATGAATTATACTTGTTACGCTAAGACCCGTACGACTACATTGACGACAAAAGTTATATATAACGGGCAGACAAAAACAATATCTATCTCCGCTAAACGCTATACAGGTACTGACCAACAATATAAAACAGTAACTTATAATCCGACACATAGCGGAGGTAAGGGAGGTAGTATTTAA